Below is a genomic region from [Chlorobium] sp. 445.
TAAACGCAATGTAGCGGTCGACCGTCTCCACCCAAGTTTCACGGCGTCCTTTTTCAGGAAGCCAGCGCGAGTAAGTGCGGTAGTAAATCAGTTCAGAGAGTGTGTTGCGAAAATACGATTTGCTTGCGTGTGCAAGTTTGCGCACTTCCTCTGGCACTGGCTTTTTCTGTGCACGAATCTTTGCGCGTTCATTGCGGTAAAGAATGTAGGCTTTAGCTGTCTTTGCCCAGTTTTCTTTGATGAGCACTGTTTCAACAAGGTCTTGAATTTGTTCTACACTGGGCAGTTCATGCTCAAATTTTTGCTCGAGAATTTTGACAACCTCATCGGAAAGTTGTTGGGCGATTTCCGCGCCAAATTCACCCGTGGCTTGTCCTGCCTTGAAAATCGCATTGGTGATTTTGCTTTGGTCGAAAGGCACAACAGTTCTGTCGCGCTTAATGACCTGCGTTAGCACAGTAGTTTTATTGGATGTTGTGATGTTCATAAGGACAAGGACAGATTAGGTTGGTGAAAATCGAGTTCAAAAATAGCAAAGTTTAGTGAAAACTTTTGAAAAAAGCATTTGCGTTACTTGGTTTATTGCGTTGGTGGGGGGCACGCAAGAAGTCTGTTGCGTGCTTAGAGTCCGCATTCTTTCACAGAAGCTATACTGCTCTGAGCTGGCAGATAAATTTCAATGGTTTGGGTTAATCCAAATGTCAGTGCAGCCTTACGTGGTCGTCAGGGGATTCTGCCTACGACATCGGGCAGCAACTATATCGGCGCCAGTTTATCGGCGCCAGTTGTAACCGTGCTGTTTGAAGACAGTGGCAATCATTTTTGCTCATGCTCGAGCACTATGCTTATTTTTCTTCTGTGCCGCAGTTTTCAAGCGTTTCGCTCAGCGACACTGGCTCAACAAAGGTGAGCCAGCCACGCGGGTCGTTGCCGTGTTTGATGATATCGTAGTATTTATCTTGCAACAGTTTGGTGATCTCGCCACGCTCACCTGTGCCGATTTTATAGCGGTCAATCGTGCGCACGGGCGTGATTTCTGCGGCTGTGCCTGTCATAAAGACTTCATCAGCGATGTACAGGCTTTCGCGGGAGATGAGGGTTTCTTTTACTTCAAGACCTTGTTCTTTTGCAAGCTCAATTACAGCGCGGCGTGTGATACCGGGCAGGATGGATTGTGCAGTCATTGGCGTGTAGATAACTCCATCGCGTACGAGGAAGAGATTTTCACCACTTCCTTCAGCAACATAGCCGTTCATATCAAGTGCAATACCTTCAGCATAACCATTGGCAAGCGCTTCCATTTTAATGAGTTGTGAATTGAGGTAATTGCCGCCTGCTTTTGCGCCTGCAGGAATCGTGTTTGGGGCAATACGTCGCCATGATGCTACGCAGACATCGACACCTTTTTCCCATGCATCATCACCCAAATAACTACCCCATTCCCAGACCACAATGGCTACATCGACGCTAGACTTAAGCGGATTGACACCGAGCGCGCCTTCACCACGGAAGACCAGAGGACGAATGTAACACGAGGCTAAGTGATTAGCACGAATCGTCTCTAAAATCGCTTCGCGCAATTCCAGCTGCGTGAAGGGAATTTCAGTGCGGTAGATTTTTGCAGAGTCATAGAGCCGACGCACATGCTCTTTGAGAAAAAGGACCGCAGAACCTTTGTCGGTCTCGTAGCAACGGATGCCCTCGAACATGGACGAGCCATAGTGAATCACGTGAGAAAGGATGTGAATTTT
It encodes:
- a CDS encoding branched chain amino acid aminotransferase → MQKQEKIWMNGRLVDWGDAKIHILSHVIHYGSSMFEGIRCYETDKGSAVLFLKEHVRRLYDSAKIYRTEIPFTQLELREAILETIRANHLASCYIRPLVFRGEGALGVNPLKSSVDVAIVVWEWGSYLGDDAWEKGVDVCVASWRRIAPNTIPAGAKAGGNYLNSQLIKMEALANGYAEGIALDMNGYVAEGSGENLFLVRDGVIYTPMTAQSILPGITRRAVIELAKEQGLEVKETLISRESLYIADEVFMTGTAAEITPVRTIDRYKIGTGERGEITKLLQDKYYDIIKHGNDPRGWLTFVEPVSLSETLENCGTEEK